GCGTGCACCAGGGTGCCCTCCTTGGGCACCCCGAGGTGGCCGGCGAGGTCCAGCAGGCCGTACTCGTCCTGGGGGCGGACGAGGACGCGGTCCCCGTGCGGGGCGAGGCGGTCCAGGAAGGCCATGGAGGTCCGGGTGCGGCCGCCGTAGAGCAGGCTCCAGTCGGCGCCCGCGGCCTCGGCCGCCTCGACCATGGGAAGGATGGGCGTGATCCCGACGCCGCCGGCGATGAACAGATGGCGGGCGGCGGGCCGCAGGGGGAAGTTGTTGCGCGGGCCGCGGACCCGCACCCCGGCCCCTTCGAGCAGCCGGTCGTGGACGTACGCGGACCCGCCGCGGCCCTGTGGCTCGCGCAGTACCGCGATCTGCCAGGCCCCGCGGTCGGCCGGGTCTCCGCACAGGGAGTACTGACGCACCAGGTCGCCCGCGTCAGTGTCCAGGAGTACGTCGATGTGGGCGCCCGGCGTCCAGGAGGGGAGCGGACCGCCGTCGGGACGCCGCAGGGTGAGGCTGACCACGCCGTCGGACACGGGGGTGCGGGAGGCCACCGTCAGGGTGAGTCGGTCGTTCATGGTGAGTGCGCTCCGGGTCTCAGGTCTGTGCCGGTACGTGCAGCAGCAGCGCGTCGCCCTGGCCGCCGCCTCCGCACAGGGCCGCCGCTCCGCTGCCGCCGCCGCGCCGCCGCAGCTCCTGGGCGAGGGTCAGTACCAGGCGGGCCCCGGTCATGCCGACCGGGTGGCCGAGGGCGATCGCGCCGCCGTTGACGTTCACCTTGTCCAGCGGGACGTCCAGTTCGCGTACGGAGGCGAGGGCGACCCCGGCGAACGCCTCGTTGATCTCGAACAGGTCCAGGTCTGCGGCCTTGAGCCGGCCGTCCCGGTCGAGGGCGTCACGGACCGCGCCCGCCGGCTGGACGAGCAGGGAGGGGTCGGGGCCCGCGACCGTGCCGTAGGCGCCGATCTCGGCGAGCGGTGTCAGGCCCTCCCGGCGGGCGCGCTCGGCGCTCATCACGACGACGGCCGCCGCTCCGTCGGAGAGCTGGGAGGAGTTGCCGGCGGTGACGGTGCCCGTGCCGGAGAAGGCCGGCCGCAGACGGCCGAGGCTCTCGGCGGTGCTGTCCGGTCGTACGCCCTCGTCGGCGTCCACCACCGTCTCGCCCCGGCGTCCGGCCACCGTGACGGGCGCGATCTCCTCGGACAACGCGCCCGACTCCCGGGCGTGGGCGGCCCGTTGGTGGGAGAGCGCGCTGTACTCGTCCTGTTCCTGCCGGGTCAGGGCGAACGGCTGCTGGTACCGCTCGGTGGCCGCGCCCATGGAGACGGCGTCGAAGGCGCAGACGAGGGCGTCGCGGTCCAGGGCGTCCGCCACCGCGGACGGGCCGTACTTCCAGCCGGTGCGTGATCCGAGCAGCAGGTGCGGGGCGCCGGACATGGACTCCATGCCGCCCGCGACGACCACCTCGTGACGGCCGGAGGCGATCATGAGGTCGGCCAGGGCGATGGCGTGCAACCCGGACAGGCAGAGCTTGTTGACGGTGCTCGCCGGCACCGAGAAGGGGATCCCGGCGCGGACCGCGGCCTGCCGGGCCGAGTTGGGGCCCGCCCCGGCCTGCACCACATGGCCCATGACGACGGCCTGCACGGCCTGCGGGTCCACGTGGGCGGCGGCCAGTGCCGCGTGGATGGCGTGGGCGCCGAGATCGACTGCGGACAGGGTGCTCAGGGCGCCCATCAGCTTGCCGATGGGCGTCCTGGCGCCGGCGACGATGACGGATCCGGGCATGGCCGGGGACCTCCTGGGGGTGGGAGCGGGATCAGGCGACCGGGGCGACGGCGGGTGGGCAAAGGATTCGGGCGACCGTGGCGACGGCGCGTGGGCAGTGGGTACAGCCGACCGTGGCGACGCCCGTGGGCAGCGGATTCAGGCGACCGGGTCGGTGGCGCGGTCGGCGATCATGTGGGCGGTCTCGTTCACCGAGTGCAGGACGATCCGTCCGCCGGGCATGCGCCGCACCCTGCTGACCGAGGTGTAGCCGGGGTGGAACCAGAACATCGTCGGCAGGCCGAGCACCGTCGCCAGGTAGGTGTTGGTGATGCCGCCGTGGCACACGGCCGCGACCCGCCCGCCGGGGTGGGCGTCCAGGATGGTGTCCATGGCGCGCACGGCCCGCTCGCGGAAGGCGTCCCAGTCGAGGTCGGGCACGAAGTCCTCGAAGCGCCCCTCGGCGAGCGCCGCCGACCGGGGGTCGCCCGTGCCGATCTGCTCGGGCGGGGTGTACGGCTGGGACACGTCGGTGTCCCATTCGCGCAGGTCGTCGAGGACCGTCGCGGTCATGCCGGTGAGCCGTTCCAGCGGTGCCACCGTCTCGCGGGCCCGCCGGAACGGGCTCACGTACAGGGCGTCGAGGTCCTCGTGGCCGAGCCACGCGGCGAGGCGTTCGGCCTGGGCGGTGCCCTCGGGCGACAGCCCCGGGTCGAACACGCCCGCGACGGGGAGGCCGTGCCGGACGAGGAGGAGTTCGGTCATGGGTGATCCTTGCGTTCTCGGGGGAGCGGGAGCGGCTCAGCCGGCGATGGTCCGTTCCGAGCTCCAGTAGGGGCGGCGCATCGCGCGCTTGTCGAGCTTGCCCATGGCGTTGCGCAGCAGCTCGGGAACGATCTCGTACGACTTCGGGCACTTGTACGCGGCGAGGCGCTCGCGGCAGAACCGGTCCAGTTCCTCGGCCGGCGGCTCGTCGCCCGCCACCACGACCAGCGCCCGCAGCGCCTCGCCGAAGTCGGGGTCGGGTACGCCGATCACCGCGAGTTCGACGACCGCCGGGTGCTGCCGCAGGACCGCCTCGCTCTCGGCCGGGTACAGGTTCACCCCGCCGGAGACCACGACGTCCGCGGCCCGGTCGGTGATGAAGATGTAGCCGTCGGCGTCGACGTAGCCGATGTCGCCCAGGGTGAAGACGCCGGGGGAGAGGTAGGCGGCCTTGGTCTTGTCCGGGTCCGCGTGATAGCGCACGCCCTGGTCGTCCGGAGCGCGGAAGGCCAGCAACCCGCGCTCGCCGGACGGCAGTTGCCGGCCGTCGTCGTCGGTGACCAGTACCTCGAAGGGGGGCCGGACGCGGCCGACCGAGCCCGGGTGCGCCAGCCACTCGGCACTGCTGATCCGGGCCACCGTCCCCGCCTCGCTGGCGCCGTACGACTCGGTCAGCACCGGACCGAACCAGTCGATCATGGCGCGCTTGACGTCCGGTGGGCACGCGGAGCCGGTGTGGGAGACCTGCCGCAGGCTGGAGACGTCGTAGCGGGAGCGGATGTCGTCCGGCAGGGCGAGCAGCCGCTGGAAGTGGGTCGGGACCATCACCGTCGAGGAGACGCGCCACCTTTCCACCCGGCTGAGGAACGTCTCCGGGTCGTACCGGCCGAGCACGACCACCGGTTCACCGGCCGCCAGGTGCCGCAGCGAGGTCAGCGGCGCGTTGTGCTGGAGGGGACCGCACACCAGGTGGGGGCCCGGCGGGAAGCCTGGCCGGGCGGACATCGCGGCGAGGTAGGCGGCACTGTCGGCGACCGGTCCGCCGACCCAGCGCACCTCGGTGCCGCGGGCCCGTCCGGTGGTCCCCGAGGTGTAGACGAGCGGGGGCCGGGCGGGCCGGCCCGTCGGCAGGGTGCGATCGGCGGGCGCGGCGGCCAGCCAGAGGTCCCAGTCGAAGGCGTGCCCGGCCGCCGGGGTTCCGTGCGTCACGATCGGCAGCCCCAGCTCCCGGGCCGCGTCGAGGGCGGCACCCGCGCCGACCGGTCCGGCGACGATCCCGGTCACGCCCGCGTCGATGATCTGGTCGACCAGTTCTCCCGAGGTGAGGTTCCGGGAGGTGGCCACGGTCCCCACTCCGGCGCGCAGACCCGCCAGGTGGGCCACCAGCGTGGGGATCGCGTTGTCGCCGAGGACGGCGATCCGGTCGTCCGGTCCGGGCGCGAACTCCAGCAGCCGGACCGCCGCCCGCGCCACCTGGTCGGCGAGGCCGGACCAGGTGAGCACGCCCAGGTCGTCCGCCAGGGCGGGTTCGTCGGGTGTGTCCTGGGCGCGACGGTCGAGTGGCAGCAGCGACATGGCTCCTCCGGCGGCTCCTCGGTCCTCTCCCGATGCCGACGGGAGAGAGGGATGCTGAGACTGTAGCGTTTATCAAGAAAGTACGGAACACTCTGATTCCGGATGAAGCCATTGCCGCATGCTTCAGGTGTCATCGTGGCAAGCGCGCCGCTCGCCGTTACTCAATCCGTCGTCTGGTAAGTAGTCGAGGAGGAGCCATGTCCCAGCCCGATCCGGACACATGGCGCCGGCAGGTCCGGCAGTGGCTGGCCACCGTGCTGGAACCGGCGCGGTCCCAGGAGTCCGCGGCAGAGGCCGACCTCGCCGTGTTCCACAACCTTCCGCACGACGAGGAACTCCTGCTGCTGGAGCGCTGCCGCGCCTACCAGCGGGCCCGCTTCGACGCCGGCTACCAGGCGCTGACGCTCCCCGCGGACAAGGGCGGCGCGGGCCTGACCGCCGCGCACGTGGCGGTCTTCGCCCAGGAGGAGTCCGCGTTCGAGGTGCCGCCGTCCACCGAGCTGATCAGCGTCACCGTGCGCCTGGTCGCGATGGCCGTCTCCCTGTTCGGGACGGACGAGCAGCGTCAGGAGTACGCCCGCGCGTTCCTGCGCACCGACCTGCTGGCCTGTCAGCTCTTCAGCGAACCCGGCGCCGGATCCGACCTCGCCGCCCTGCGCACCCGCGCCCGTCAGGACGGCGACGCGTGGGTGATCGACGGCCAGAAGGTGTGGACCTCGGGCGCCCAGTTCGCCGACTGGGGCCTGCTGCTCGCCCGCACCGACCCGGACGTCGTCAAACAGGCCGGCATCTCCGCCTTCCTCGTCCCGATGGACGCCCCCGGAGTGGAGGTGCGCCCCATCCGGCAGATGAGCGGCGGCGCCTCCTTCAACGAGGTCTTCCTCAGCGGCGTACGCGTCCCGGACGCCCTGCGGATCGGGCGGCCGGGCCAGGGCTGGGAGGTCGCCACCACCACGCTCGCCTTCGAGCGGACCGCCTCCGGCAGCGGCAACCGCCGCAAGGGCGGCACCTTCCCGGACGTCCTCGCGCTCGCCCGCTCCCTCGGCCGCACCACCGACCCCCTGGCCCGCCAGCTCCTCGCCGACCTGTACGTGCGGACCGCCCTGCGCGCCGCCACCGTAGACCGGGTCGCCCGCACGAGCGCCGCCGGCGGCCGGCCGGGCCCCGAGGCCTCCTTGACCAAGCTCATGGCGTCCGAACTGCTCACCCGCACCGGCCAGGTCGCCGCCGAGCTCATGGGCGCGCGGATCAGCGCCGACACCGGCGAACCGGGCACCTTCGCCTGGACCCAGCACCTGCTCGGTGCCCCCGGCTACCGCCTCGCCGGAGGCACCGACCAGATCCAGCGCAACCTGATCGGCGAACGCGTGCTGAAACTGCCGCCGGAGCCGCGGACGGACCGGGCGCCGTTCTCACGGCTTCCCGGCAACTAAGAGACCTCCAACAGGCCTTCTCACAAAGGAGTGACGACGATGGATCTGGGACTGACAGGCGCGAAGGCACTGGTGACCGGAGCGAGCCGGGGCATCGGCCGGGCGATCGCCGAGACTCTGGCCGCCGAGGGCTGCGCGCTGGCCCTGTGCGCCCGGGGCGAGGAGGGGCTGGCCAAGGCGGCCGCCGAACTGCGGGCCGAAGGCGCCACCGTGTTCGCGGAACCGGTCGACGTCACCGACCCGGCCGCCCTCGCGGGCTTCGTGGAGCGCGCGGCCGGTGAACTCGGCGGCCTCGACCTGCTGGTGTCCAACGTGTCGGCGGGCAACGTGAAGGGCCCGGAGTCCTGGGAGGCCAGCCTGCGCGGCGACCTGATCCCCTTCGCGGGCCTCGTCGAGGCGGCCCTTCCGCACCTGGAGGCCTCCGACCGGGCCGCCGTCGTCGCCATCGGCACCACCAACGCCTCCGACACCGCGCGCCCGGCCGGAGCGAACTCGTACTCCGCGCTCAAGGCGGCCGTCGTCCAGCACGCCTCCGCCCTCGCCCACTCCCTCGCACCCAAGGGCATCCGCGTCAACACCGTCTCGCCCGGCCCGATCGACTTCCCCGGCGGCGCCTGGGAGACCATCCGCACCAGCCGCCCGGAGGTCTACGAGGAGGTCCTCGCCAGGCTGCCCATCGGCCGCTACGGCACCGCCGAGGACGTGGCCGCGGCGGTCGCGTTCCTGCTCGGGCGGACCGGCTCCTTCTGCGTCGGCGTCAACCTCGTGGTGGACGGCGGGCTCCTGACCCGCGTCCAGTACTGAGCCGTGTCGGGCCCGGCCGGCCGCCTGGACGCCGTACTGGTCTGCGGCGGCCGCTGGCACGACTTCGACCACGCCCGCCTCAGGCTGCTGGAACTGCTCGCCGAGCAGCCGCGCGTGCGCACCACGGTGTACCAGGACTACGACTGCCTGCCCGCCCTGGACAAGGCGGATCTGCTGGTCACCTACACCTGCGACGTCCGGCCCCGACCGGCACAGCGGGCCGCGCTGGCCCGGTTCGTCGAGCGGGGCGGACGCTGGCTGGCCCTGCACGGCACCAACGCCGTGATCGAGCCGTCGACGGGTGACGGACCGCGGGAGTTCACCACCCCACGGCTCCTCGGGGACCTGGCCCAGGTGCTCGGCAGCCAGTTCCTGGCCCACCCGCCCATCGAGCCGTACGAGGTGCGGGTGACCCGGCCCGAGCACCCGCTGGTCGCCGGGATCGATCCGTTCACGGTCACCGACGAGCTGTACGTGTGCGAACTGCACGGCGAACTGGAGGTGTTGCTGCACGCCGAGTACACGGGACCGTGCCGCGGCTTCGCCGAGGGCGACACGGCCGCCCGCGACAGCGCGCCCCGACCGGTGCTCTACCTCAAGCCGCACGGCCGCGGCGAGGTCTGCTACTTCACCCTCGGCCACTGCCGGGGCCGCTACGACATGCAGGACCTCGGCGTGGCCGACACCGGACGCGTGGACGTGGGGCCGTGGCGGACGCCGGAGTTCCTGACCGTGCTGCGGCGGTGCGTGCGGCGGATGGCGGACACACCGTAGGCGGACGGCGGACACACCGTGGGCCGACGGCGGACACGCCGAAGAGGGCCGGCGCCGGGAAGGCGCCGGCCCTCTTTCTGCCGGGGCTCAGCCGTGCGGCAGCACCACCGCGCGGCCGTTGATGTCCCCGGCGTGCAGACGCTCGTACGCCTCGGGGGCCTGCTCCAGCGTGAACGTCTCGACGTGGGCGGACACGAGCCCCTGCCGCGCGAGGTCGAGGACCTCCATGAGCTCGGTCCGGCTGCCCCAGTACGGGAAGGCGGCCGACACCTCGAACGGCAGCCCGCCGCCGAAGCCGACGGCCAGCGTGCCCCCGCCGAGGCCGACCACGGTGACATCGCCCGCCACGGCCACCGACGCGGCCGCGACCGCCAGGGTCGCCTCGGCGCCGACGAAGTCCAGGACCACCTCCGCCCCCGTACCCCCGGTGAGCTGCCGGATCCGTGCGGCCGCCTCGCCGTCGGAGAGCAGTGTCTCGTGGGCGCCGACCTTGCCCGCCAGCTGGAGCTTGTCCTCGCTCGTGTCGAGGGCGACCACCCGCGCGGGAGTCAGCGCACGCAGCAGTTGCACGGCGAGATGGCCCAGGCCGCCGACGCCGATCACCACGGCCGTGCTGCCGGGCAGCAGCTTCGGCAGCGACCTGCGGATCGCGTGGTACGGGGTCAGCCCGGCGTCGGTGAGGGGCGCCCCCTGCACCGGGTCGACGCCGTTGAGCGGGACCAGGTGGCGCGGCGAGTCCACCAGCATGTACTCCGCCAGCGCGCCGGGCCGGCCGAGCCCGGGTGGCACGATGCCGAGCTCCGCCGCGTGCGGACAGCAGTTCTCCCTGCCCTCGGCGCACGGGTGACAGCGTCCGCAGCCCCACGGGCCGTACACCGCCACCGCCTCGCCCTCCGTCACCTCGGTGACGCCGGCGCCCACCGCCGCCACCGTGCCCACCCCCTCGTGGCCGAGGGTCATCGGCAGGGCGTAGGGGAACGCCTCCTCGGGCCAGCCCATCACCGCGATGTCGGAGTGGCACAGGCCCGCCGCCGTGACCTTCAACAGGACCTGGCCGGGGCCGGGTTCGGGCACCGGCACCTCCACGAGCTCAGGAGCGTGTCCCACCCGCAGGTACTGCACGGCTTTCATCATCGGTACTCCCTCGAGGTTGTTCGGGGCCGGGCAGCTTCCCGGCCCGGCGGCGCAGCACGGTGGGCAGGGCGATCCGGCCGCCCGTGAGGACCAGCGCCACG
Above is a window of Streptomyces griseorubiginosus DNA encoding:
- a CDS encoding PDR/VanB family oxidoreductase, with product MNDRLTLTVASRTPVSDGVVSLTLRRPDGGPLPSWTPGAHIDVLLDTDAGDLVRQYSLCGDPADRGAWQIAVLREPQGRGGSAYVHDRLLEGAGVRVRGPRNNFPLRPAARHLFIAGGVGITPILPMVEAAEAAGADWSLLYGGRTRTSMAFLDRLAPHGDRVLVRPQDEYGLLDLAGHLGVPKEGTLVHACGPEPLLRAVQEHCAGWPPGTLGVERFAPVQAAETGAARAFELELARSGLTLTVPPDRSVLETLEEAGVDVDFSCREGTCGTCETDVLEGTPDHRDSLLTEDERAAGDTMFICVSRSRGPRLVLDL
- a CDS encoding acetyl-CoA C-acyltransferase codes for the protein MPGSVIVAGARTPIGKLMGALSTLSAVDLGAHAIHAALAAAHVDPQAVQAVVMGHVVQAGAGPNSARQAAVRAGIPFSVPASTVNKLCLSGLHAIALADLMIASGRHEVVVAGGMESMSGAPHLLLGSRTGWKYGPSAVADALDRDALVCAFDAVSMGAATERYQQPFALTRQEQDEYSALSHQRAAHARESGALSEEIAPVTVAGRRGETVVDADEGVRPDSTAESLGRLRPAFSGTGTVTAGNSSQLSDGAAAVVVMSAERARREGLTPLAEIGAYGTVAGPDPSLLVQPAGAVRDALDRDGRLKAADLDLFEINEAFAGVALASVRELDVPLDKVNVNGGAIALGHPVGMTGARLVLTLAQELRRRGGGSGAAALCGGGGQGDALLLHVPAQT
- a CDS encoding histidine phosphatase family protein, encoding MTELLLVRHGLPVAGVFDPGLSPEGTAQAERLAAWLGHEDLDALYVSPFRRARETVAPLERLTGMTATVLDDLREWDTDVSQPYTPPEQIGTGDPRSAALAEGRFEDFVPDLDWDAFRERAVRAMDTILDAHPGGRVAAVCHGGITNTYLATVLGLPTMFWFHPGYTSVSRVRRMPGGRIVLHSVNETAHMIADRATDPVA
- a CDS encoding AMP-binding protein, with the protein product MSLLPLDRRAQDTPDEPALADDLGVLTWSGLADQVARAAVRLLEFAPGPDDRIAVLGDNAIPTLVAHLAGLRAGVGTVATSRNLTSGELVDQIIDAGVTGIVAGPVGAGAALDAARELGLPIVTHGTPAAGHAFDWDLWLAAAPADRTLPTGRPARPPLVYTSGTTGRARGTEVRWVGGPVADSAAYLAAMSARPGFPPGPHLVCGPLQHNAPLTSLRHLAAGEPVVVLGRYDPETFLSRVERWRVSSTVMVPTHFQRLLALPDDIRSRYDVSSLRQVSHTGSACPPDVKRAMIDWFGPVLTESYGASEAGTVARISSAEWLAHPGSVGRVRPPFEVLVTDDDGRQLPSGERGLLAFRAPDDQGVRYHADPDKTKAAYLSPGVFTLGDIGYVDADGYIFITDRAADVVVSGGVNLYPAESEAVLRQHPAVVELAVIGVPDPDFGEALRALVVVAGDEPPAEELDRFCRERLAAYKCPKSYEIVPELLRNAMGKLDKRAMRRPYWSSERTIAG
- a CDS encoding acyl-CoA dehydrogenase family protein, which encodes MSQPDPDTWRRQVRQWLATVLEPARSQESAAEADLAVFHNLPHDEELLLLERCRAYQRARFDAGYQALTLPADKGGAGLTAAHVAVFAQEESAFEVPPSTELISVTVRLVAMAVSLFGTDEQRQEYARAFLRTDLLACQLFSEPGAGSDLAALRTRARQDGDAWVIDGQKVWTSGAQFADWGLLLARTDPDVVKQAGISAFLVPMDAPGVEVRPIRQMSGGASFNEVFLSGVRVPDALRIGRPGQGWEVATTTLAFERTASGSGNRRKGGTFPDVLALARSLGRTTDPLARQLLADLYVRTALRAATVDRVARTSAAGGRPGPEASLTKLMASELLTRTGQVAAELMGARISADTGEPGTFAWTQHLLGAPGYRLAGGTDQIQRNLIGERVLKLPPEPRTDRAPFSRLPGN
- a CDS encoding SDR family NAD(P)-dependent oxidoreductase, whose protein sequence is MDLGLTGAKALVTGASRGIGRAIAETLAAEGCALALCARGEEGLAKAAAELRAEGATVFAEPVDVTDPAALAGFVERAAGELGGLDLLVSNVSAGNVKGPESWEASLRGDLIPFAGLVEAALPHLEASDRAAVVAIGTTNASDTARPAGANSYSALKAAVVQHASALAHSLAPKGIRVNTVSPGPIDFPGGAWETIRTSRPEVYEEVLARLPIGRYGTAEDVAAAVAFLLGRTGSFCVGVNLVVDGGLLTRVQY
- a CDS encoding ThuA domain-containing protein; translation: MSGPAGRLDAVLVCGGRWHDFDHARLRLLELLAEQPRVRTTVYQDYDCLPALDKADLLVTYTCDVRPRPAQRAALARFVERGGRWLALHGTNAVIEPSTGDGPREFTTPRLLGDLAQVLGSQFLAHPPIEPYEVRVTRPEHPLVAGIDPFTVTDELYVCELHGELEVLLHAEYTGPCRGFAEGDTAARDSAPRPVLYLKPHGRGEVCYFTLGHCRGRYDMQDLGVADTGRVDVGPWRTPEFLTVLRRCVRRMADTP
- a CDS encoding NAD(P)-dependent alcohol dehydrogenase, which encodes MKAVQYLRVGHAPELVEVPVPEPGPGQVLLKVTAAGLCHSDIAVMGWPEEAFPYALPMTLGHEGVGTVAAVGAGVTEVTEGEAVAVYGPWGCGRCHPCAEGRENCCPHAAELGIVPPGLGRPGALAEYMLVDSPRHLVPLNGVDPVQGAPLTDAGLTPYHAIRRSLPKLLPGSTAVVIGVGGLGHLAVQLLRALTPARVVALDTSEDKLQLAGKVGAHETLLSDGEAAARIRQLTGGTGAEVVLDFVGAEATLAVAAASVAVAGDVTVVGLGGGTLAVGFGGGLPFEVSAAFPYWGSRTELMEVLDLARQGLVSAHVETFTLEQAPEAYERLHAGDINGRAVVLPHG